A section of the Rhizobium sp. SSA_523 genome encodes:
- a CDS encoding M23 family metallopeptidase, with product MTTPRTLVSSLGNEAPILADGRRAPDRREISLRWLTGTFLTGITSSALMGVALFAALDGRQQLAIPAEAFAALPRHDNEAVSRGNRLIAAKIIAQPTGRKVMEVATLVKEGKREIVKRQPFSHVRMTLAAYQQSTGEDYPNFDPLTIFSTGQQGGDDPAAATGILYGSKVDSEVNLQMLPFPTDSAPLPFAPGMSLEEVEENVRTNGSLLTEGVTQKASLYYVDPQRFETDEPNLAMGIPLSARIVEENISVANPEPVTEKSRDYAEDVIPIRRDNTIDDAMTTLGYPGDRAKMIADALGARLGSPSLTKGDVLRVGLIQEGDFVSIIRASVYRDGRHRATIALDDDRHYIDGSEPPHLDAVDTAFSEEVPVVSPGRDMPRVYDGIYRAALSYGMTQDMTALIVKLLASTVDLQAQLKPTDTIEAFFSAADEAGTAGPNSELLYVNAKFGDTVTRFYRFQNLDDNSVDYFDQDGKSIRQFLLRTPVPNGRLTSGFGMRRHPILGYSRMHTGTDWAAPRGTPIIATGDGIIEKAGWASGYGNQTIVRHTNGYETSYNHQSAIAKGIREGARIRQGQVIGYVGSTGSSTGAHLHYELIVNGTKVDAMKVRLPGGKSLSGQALARFEEERKRIDTLLDPNGAEQVASR from the coding sequence ATGACGACGCCTCGCACTCTGGTGTCTTCTCTTGGAAACGAGGCGCCGATCCTCGCCGATGGCCGGCGTGCGCCCGATCGCCGCGAGATTTCGCTGCGCTGGCTGACCGGCACCTTCCTGACGGGCATTACCTCCTCGGCACTCATGGGTGTTGCCCTTTTTGCGGCCCTGGACGGCCGCCAGCAGCTTGCCATTCCCGCGGAAGCCTTTGCCGCCCTGCCCCGCCATGACAATGAAGCCGTCAGTCGCGGCAACCGCCTGATCGCAGCCAAGATCATTGCCCAGCCCACCGGACGCAAGGTGATGGAAGTGGCAACGCTGGTGAAGGAAGGCAAGCGGGAGATCGTCAAGCGCCAGCCCTTCTCGCATGTGCGCATGACGCTTGCGGCCTATCAGCAATCCACAGGGGAAGATTACCCGAACTTCGATCCGCTGACGATCTTCTCGACCGGTCAACAGGGCGGCGACGACCCGGCAGCCGCAACCGGCATCCTCTACGGATCCAAGGTGGATTCGGAGGTCAATCTCCAGATGCTGCCCTTCCCGACGGATTCCGCGCCACTTCCTTTCGCACCCGGCATGTCTTTGGAAGAAGTCGAGGAAAATGTCCGGACCAATGGATCGCTCCTGACGGAAGGGGTAACCCAGAAGGCCTCGCTCTATTACGTCGATCCCCAGCGCTTCGAAACAGACGAGCCGAACCTGGCAATGGGCATTCCGCTCTCCGCCCGCATTGTCGAAGAGAATATCTCCGTCGCAAATCCCGAGCCCGTCACGGAAAAATCCCGCGATTATGCCGAGGACGTCATTCCGATCCGCCGCGACAACACGATCGACGACGCGATGACGACCCTTGGCTATCCCGGGGATCGCGCCAAGATGATTGCCGATGCGCTCGGCGCCAGGCTTGGCAGCCCCTCGCTCACCAAAGGCGATGTGCTGCGGGTCGGCCTGATCCAGGAGGGGGATTTCGTCTCCATCATCCGCGCCAGCGTCTATCGCGACGGGCGTCACCGCGCCACCATCGCGCTGGACGATGATCGCCATTACATCGACGGCAGCGAACCGCCCCATCTCGACGCGGTGGATACCGCCTTTTCCGAGGAAGTGCCGGTGGTTTCGCCGGGGCGCGACATGCCCCGCGTCTATGACGGGATCTACCGTGCTGCCCTTTCCTACGGTATGACGCAGGATATGACGGCCCTCATCGTCAAGCTTCTGGCCAGCACCGTCGACCTCCAGGCGCAGTTGAAGCCGACGGATACGATCGAAGCCTTCTTCTCCGCCGCCGACGAGGCCGGCACGGCCGGACCCAATTCCGAGCTTCTGTATGTGAACGCCAAATTCGGCGACACCGTCACACGCTTCTACCGCTTCCAGAACCTGGACGATAATTCGGTCGATTACTTCGACCAGGATGGCAAGAGCATCCGCCAGTTTCTTCTCCGCACGCCGGTGCCCAACGGGCGCCTGACCTCCGGCTTCGGCATGCGCCGCCATCCGATTCTCGGCTATTCGCGCATGCATACCGGCACGGACTGGGCGGCCCCCCGCGGCACGCCGATCATCGCCACCGGCGACGGCATTATCGAAAAGGCCGGCTGGGCCTCGGGCTACGGCAACCAGACCATTGTGCGGCACACCAATGGCTATGAGACCTCGTATAATCACCAGAGCGCCATCGCCAAGGGCATCCGCGAAGGCGCCAGGATCCGTCAGGGCCAGGTCATCGGCTATGTCGGCTCGACCGGCTCTTCCACCGGGGCGCATCTCCATTATGAGCTGATCGTCAACGGCACCAAGGTCGATGCGATGAAGGTTCGGCTGCCGGGCGGCAAATCACTGAGCGGCCAGGCGCTTGCCCGATTCGAAGAAGAGCGCAAGCGCATCGACACATTGCTCGATCCGAACGGCGCCGAACAGGTCGCAAGCCGATAA